From the Pectobacterium carotovorum genome, one window contains:
- the sapD gene encoding putrescine export ABC transporter ATP-binding protein SapD: MPLLDIRNLTIEFLTADGAVKAVDRVSMTLSEGEIRGLVGESGSGKSLIAKAICGITKENWRVTADRFRFDDIDLLQLSSRERRKLVGHNVSMIFQEPQSCLDPSESIGRQLVQAIPGWTYKGRWWQRFNWRKRRAIELLHRVGIKDHKDIMGSYPYELSDGECQKVMIAIALANQPRLLIADEPTNAMESTTQAQIFRLLSRLNQNNNTTILLISHDLQTMSKWADRINVLYCGQTVESATSEDLITAPHHPYTQALIRAMPDFGRSLPHKSRLNTLTGAIPSLEHLPIGCRLGPRCPYSQKQCMQTPPLLSVKNHLYACHFPLNMEEP, translated from the coding sequence ATGCCATTACTTGATATCCGTAACCTGACGATTGAATTCCTGACCGCCGACGGCGCGGTAAAAGCCGTCGATCGCGTCAGCATGACGCTGAGCGAAGGGGAAATTCGCGGGCTGGTGGGCGAATCCGGCTCAGGTAAAAGCCTAATCGCCAAAGCCATCTGCGGGATCACCAAAGAAAACTGGCGCGTGACCGCCGATCGCTTCCGCTTTGATGATATCGACCTGCTGCAACTGTCGTCGCGCGAACGGCGTAAGCTGGTTGGCCATAACGTCTCGATGATTTTTCAGGAGCCGCAATCCTGTCTCGATCCGTCTGAGAGTATTGGTCGGCAATTGGTACAGGCGATTCCCGGCTGGACGTATAAAGGCCGCTGGTGGCAGCGGTTTAACTGGCGCAAACGTCGCGCTATCGAACTGCTGCACCGCGTCGGGATTAAAGATCATAAAGATATTATGGGCAGTTACCCTTATGAGCTGAGCGACGGCGAGTGCCAAAAAGTGATGATTGCCATCGCACTGGCAAACCAGCCGCGCCTGCTGATTGCCGATGAACCCACCAACGCGATGGAATCCACCACGCAGGCGCAGATTTTCCGCCTGCTGTCGCGCCTGAATCAAAACAATAACACCACGATTCTGCTCATCAGCCATGACCTGCAAACCATGAGCAAATGGGCCGACCGAATCAACGTACTCTATTGCGGGCAAACGGTAGAAAGCGCCACCAGTGAAGATTTGATCACCGCGCCGCACCATCCCTATACGCAGGCGCTGATTCGCGCGATGCCCGATTTCGGTCGCTCGCTGCCGCACAAAAGCCGGCTGAACACGCTAACGGGTGCGATCCCCTCACTGGAGCACCTGCCGATCGGCTGCCGGCTCGGCCCCCGCTGCCCGTATTCGCAAAAACAGTGTATGCAAACACCGCCGCTGCTTTCCGTTAAGAACCACTTATATGCCTGCCACTTCCCGCTCAACATGGAGGAACCGTGA
- the sapF gene encoding putrescine export ABC transporter ATP-binding protein SapF has protein sequence MVEMLLEARNLTKTFRYRTGLFRRQHVEAVKSVSFTLRERQTLAIIGENGSGKSTLAKMLSGMIAPTSGELVIDDHPLHYGDYRYRSQRIRMIFQDASNALNPRQRIGQLLDVPLRLNTDLSAEARERAINQALHQVGLRPDHAYYYPHALAPGQKQRVGLARALILQPKVIVADEALASLDMSMRSQIINLMLELQEKHGISYIYVTQHLGMMKHISDQILVMQAGEVVERGSTADVLSAPLHDLTKRLIASHFGEALSADAWRRDGAQR, from the coding sequence ATGGTTGAGATGCTGCTTGAAGCCCGCAACCTGACCAAGACGTTCCGCTATCGGACCGGGCTATTCCGCCGTCAGCACGTTGAGGCGGTGAAATCCGTCAGCTTTACGCTGCGTGAACGACAAACGCTCGCCATTATCGGTGAGAACGGATCGGGGAAATCGACGCTGGCTAAGATGCTGTCGGGCATGATTGCCCCGACGTCTGGCGAACTGGTTATTGACGATCACCCTTTGCACTACGGCGATTACCGTTATCGCAGCCAGCGCATCCGCATGATCTTTCAGGATGCGAGCAACGCGCTCAATCCGCGCCAGCGCATCGGGCAACTGCTGGATGTCCCGCTGCGGCTAAATACCGATCTCAGCGCCGAAGCGCGCGAAAGAGCGATTAATCAGGCACTGCATCAGGTCGGGCTGCGTCCCGATCACGCCTATTACTATCCACATGCGCTCGCGCCGGGGCAAAAACAGCGTGTCGGTCTGGCACGCGCGCTGATCCTGCAACCGAAGGTGATTGTTGCCGATGAGGCGCTGGCCTCACTGGATATGTCTATGCGGTCACAGATTATCAATCTGATGCTGGAGTTACAGGAAAAGCACGGTATCTCTTATATTTACGTGACGCAGCATCTGGGCATGATGAAGCATATCAGCGACCAGATTCTGGTGATGCAGGCTGGCGAAGTGGTCGAGCGCGGCAGTACCGCCGATGTGTTGTCCGCCCCGCTACATGACCTGACGAAACGTTTGATTGCCAGCCACTTCGGCGAAGCGCTCAGCGCCGACGCCTGGCGACGCGACGGCGCACAACGTTAA
- the fabI gene encoding enoyl-ACP reductase FabI gives MGFLTGKRILVTGVASNRSIAYGIAQAMQREGAELAFTYQNDKLKSRVEGFASELGSSIVLPCDVAEDASIEALFTELANVWPTFDGFVHSIAYAPGDQLDGDYVDAVTREGFSISHDISSYSFVAMAKACRKMLNPNSALVTLSYLGAERAIPNYNVMGLAKASLEANVRYMANAMGAQGVRVNAISAGPIRTLAASGIKDFKKMLSHCEAVTPIRRVVTIEDVGNSAAFLCSDLAAGISGEVLHVDGGFSIAAMNELELK, from the coding sequence ATGGGTTTTCTTACCGGTAAGCGCATTCTGGTAACAGGTGTTGCCAGCAACCGTTCTATTGCCTACGGTATTGCACAAGCAATGCAGCGTGAAGGTGCCGAACTGGCCTTCACGTATCAGAACGACAAATTGAAATCACGCGTTGAAGGCTTTGCCAGCGAACTGGGTTCCAGCATCGTTCTGCCATGTGATGTCGCTGAAGATGCCAGCATCGAAGCACTGTTTACCGAATTGGCTAACGTATGGCCGACCTTTGATGGCTTCGTGCACTCCATTGCTTACGCACCGGGCGATCAACTGGACGGTGACTACGTTGATGCCGTGACCCGTGAAGGTTTCAGCATTTCTCACGATATCAGCTCTTACAGCTTCGTCGCGATGGCGAAAGCCTGCCGTAAGATGCTGAACCCGAACTCTGCGCTGGTTACCCTGTCCTACCTGGGTGCTGAGCGTGCCATCCCTAACTACAACGTAATGGGTCTGGCAAAAGCGTCTCTGGAAGCAAACGTACGTTACATGGCGAACGCCATGGGTGCTCAGGGCGTGCGCGTCAACGCCATCTCTGCGGGCCCGATTCGTACACTGGCTGCATCCGGCATCAAAGACTTCAAGAAAATGCTGTCGCATTGCGAAGCCGTTACGCCAATCCGCCGTGTCGTTACCATTGAAGACGTGGGCAACTCTGCTGCGTTCCTGTGTTCCGATCTGGCTGCCGGTATCTCCGGTGAAGTTCTGCACGTTGACGGCGGCTTCAGCATCGCCGCAATGAACGAGCTGGAACTGAAATAA
- a CDS encoding inclusion body family protein produces MSSNDASNLKSSNSIINIIVVIDTDSIIRDFTGKNPSQDANKPTGISHQYSYMVVSSGSALQGQASADLNIKANVGDVIRWTGTSESDNFDSSVLVYGLPKFGGTDVFTGTTFKMYTKTSMLPKQNGPFPVTYTDQSYWFIQADINQKGTENYQIQFGLYYRPDGGAQKLFGYFCWDPTITVSN; encoded by the coding sequence ATGAGTAGCAATGATGCGTCTAATTTAAAGTCCAGCAACAGCATTATCAATATTATTGTCGTTATCGATACAGATAGTATCATTCGCGATTTTACAGGCAAAAATCCGAGTCAGGACGCCAATAAACCTACCGGCATTTCACACCAATATTCTTATATGGTGGTCTCCTCCGGTTCTGCCCTTCAGGGTCAAGCGTCCGCCGATCTCAATATAAAGGCCAATGTGGGTGATGTGATTCGCTGGACCGGAACATCAGAGTCCGATAACTTTGATTCCAGCGTTTTGGTTTATGGTTTACCAAAATTTGGCGGCACAGATGTCTTTACGGGTACAACATTCAAAATGTACACGAAGACATCTATGTTACCGAAACAAAATGGTCCTTTCCCAGTAACTTATACAGACCAGTCATATTGGTTTATTCAGGCCGATATTAATCAGAAAGGGACCGAAAATTATCAAATTCAATTTGGATTGTATTATCGCCCTGATGGCGGTGCTCAGAAGTTGTTTGGGTACTTCTGCTGGGATCCAACCATTACCGTATCTAACTAA
- a CDS encoding FAD:protein FMN transferase yields MPSVDNAYVYSVHLMGSPILLKLFVHDETAVRQVFHRIKQLEDLLTVNRAQSEVMSINHAAGKEYVSVSSVVFELIKRAKAVSLIENSAFNVAIGPVVKRWKIGFSGSTVPDQESIQRTLALTDPERIILREQDCAVMLESAGMEIDLGAIAKGYIADIVRDVLHQHDIQDALINLGGNVLAIGSALTDEQGLWSVGLQKPFADRDSLLGIIKVKNKSVVTSGIYERFFTVDDRIYHHIIDPRTGYPLDNELHSVTVISNDSLDGDIYTTLLYGMGVSTGIHFLQNRPDIEAIFVTKSREIIFSSQGHHTFELLDKDYLVTQH; encoded by the coding sequence ATGCCTTCAGTCGATAACGCTTATGTTTATTCCGTTCATCTGATGGGCAGTCCCATTCTGCTCAAACTCTTTGTCCATGATGAAACCGCTGTCAGGCAGGTTTTTCATCGCATCAAGCAGCTTGAAGACTTGCTAACCGTTAATCGGGCACAGTCGGAAGTGATGAGCATCAACCACGCGGCAGGTAAAGAATACGTTTCGGTCAGCTCGGTTGTTTTTGAGCTGATTAAGCGCGCCAAAGCGGTGAGCCTGATTGAAAATAGCGCCTTTAACGTCGCAATTGGTCCCGTCGTCAAACGATGGAAAATCGGTTTTAGCGGCAGCACGGTGCCTGATCAGGAATCGATACAGCGGACGCTGGCATTAACGGACCCTGAACGCATTATTCTCAGAGAGCAGGACTGCGCCGTGATGCTAGAGAGCGCGGGAATGGAGATCGATCTGGGCGCGATTGCGAAAGGTTATATCGCCGATATCGTCCGGGATGTTCTGCATCAACATGATATTCAGGATGCGTTGATCAATCTGGGGGGAAACGTGCTCGCGATTGGCAGCGCGCTGACGGATGAGCAGGGACTATGGAGCGTCGGGTTGCAGAAACCTTTCGCGGATCGCGATAGCCTGCTGGGCATTATTAAGGTGAAGAACAAATCCGTAGTAACATCCGGTATCTATGAACGCTTTTTTACCGTGGACGATCGTATTTATCATCATATTATCGATCCCCGGACGGGTTACCCGCTGGATAATGAACTGCACAGCGTAACGGTTATCTCGAACGACTCTCTCGACGGCGATATCTACACCACGCTGCTCTATGGCATGGGCGTGAGCACTGGCATTCACTTTCTACAAAACCGGCCGGATATCGAAGCCATCTTTGTGACGAAAAGCCGAGAGATTATTTTTTCTTCTCAGGGACATCATACGTTTGAATTGCTGGATAAGGATTATTTAGTTACTCAGCATTAA
- a CDS encoding flavocytochrome c has translation MKNNHHDLFAAFTLPNGATLKNRVLMAPMTTCSGFYDGSVTKELVEYYQARAGSIGTVIVECCFIDDKGLAFPGAIGIDNDDKIAGLAKIATAIKEKGSTAILQIYHGGRMVEPRFIGGATPVAPSAIAAPRAGAIVPVALSGDEVDAMIGKFGDAVHRAIQAGFDGVEIHGANTYLIQQFYSPHSNQRSDKWGGTRDNRAAFPLAVLDITHEVADKYADPAFIIGYRFSPEEIEEPGIHFDDSLYLLEKLAARGLDYVHFSMGNILRSSIVETNDPTPLIKKYVARRSATLAAIPVIGVGDIVNQADTDAALENGYDLIAVGRACIAYPDWTDRIAAQEKPELYIASDKREALMIPEPLWRFSLVEAMIRDVNLTGKKFKSGVYQESVQDECGELRIHVHFEQNRVADIALENSEIDDSLKISFEIIRERILDTNSPHVDAVTGATAQSEAIKKAVTKAMVKSSKDAIIADGGNPDARREADVVVIGSGGAGLAAAIQASEEGARVIVIEKMPVIGGNTIKASAGMNAAGTVFQQNKGIEDSQALFYDETLKSGKQKNNPALVQYFVDHASDAINWLAQHDIELSDITTTGGMSVDRTHRPANGAAVGGYLVSGLIKNLNKYNIEVLLETSVTEIVQEKGKVTAVRVVNEEQEESHIATKAVIVATGGFSANQAMVESYRPDLKGFVTTNHKGATGGGIRLLEQIGADTVDMGEIQTHPTVEQTTSYLISESIRGGGAILVSQRGERFFNEMETRDNVSSAIVNLPEGYAYILFDEQVRGRNRAVEEYVAQGLTVSAGSVAELADKLDMPPAALHATLGRYNAFIADKHDEDFGRTTGMRDPLNQAPYYAIKVAPGVHHTMGGVTINEKAEVLNRYKETISGAYAAGEVVGGIHGANRIGGNAVADIIIFGIQAGIQAAAYARAPRRSDVFPTKVRKPKFAKTAENQPMLVAE, from the coding sequence ATGAAGAATAATCACCATGATCTATTTGCCGCTTTTACACTCCCCAACGGCGCAACGCTGAAAAATCGGGTACTGATGGCGCCCATGACCACCTGTAGTGGCTTTTACGATGGGAGCGTGACCAAAGAGCTGGTGGAATATTATCAGGCCAGGGCCGGCAGCATTGGTACCGTGATTGTGGAATGCTGTTTTATTGATGACAAAGGGTTGGCTTTTCCCGGTGCGATAGGAATCGACAACGACGACAAAATTGCCGGGCTGGCCAAAATTGCGACGGCGATTAAAGAAAAAGGCTCGACGGCGATCCTGCAAATTTATCACGGCGGCCGTATGGTCGAACCGCGTTTTATCGGTGGTGCGACGCCGGTTGCGCCGAGTGCCATTGCCGCGCCGCGCGCGGGTGCCATCGTTCCGGTCGCGCTGTCGGGCGACGAGGTTGACGCCATGATTGGCAAGTTTGGTGATGCCGTTCATCGTGCCATTCAGGCGGGTTTCGATGGCGTGGAAATTCACGGCGCGAACACTTACCTGATCCAACAATTCTATTCTCCGCACTCTAATCAGCGCTCAGATAAATGGGGCGGCACCCGTGACAACCGTGCAGCATTTCCGCTGGCGGTACTGGATATCACCCATGAGGTCGCGGATAAATACGCCGATCCCGCATTTATTATCGGTTATCGGTTCTCGCCGGAAGAGATCGAAGAGCCGGGCATTCATTTTGATGATTCACTCTATCTGCTGGAAAAATTAGCGGCACGCGGGCTGGATTACGTTCATTTCTCGATGGGAAATATTCTGCGCTCGTCCATTGTCGAGACTAATGACCCGACGCCGCTGATTAAGAAATATGTTGCCCGCCGTTCCGCGACATTAGCCGCGATTCCGGTTATTGGCGTAGGAGATATTGTTAATCAGGCCGACACAGACGCGGCGCTGGAAAATGGTTATGACCTGATTGCCGTCGGTAGAGCCTGTATTGCTTATCCAGACTGGACAGATCGTATTGCCGCTCAAGAAAAGCCCGAACTTTATATTGCCAGCGATAAACGTGAAGCATTAATGATACCTGAACCGCTGTGGCGTTTTTCATTAGTTGAAGCCATGATTCGGGACGTGAATTTAACCGGCAAAAAATTTAAATCCGGGGTTTATCAGGAAAGCGTTCAGGATGAATGTGGCGAGCTGCGAATTCATGTTCATTTTGAGCAGAATCGGGTCGCCGATATCGCGCTGGAGAATAGCGAGATTGATGATTCACTGAAAATCAGTTTTGAGATTATCCGCGAACGCATTCTGGATACCAATAGCCCCCACGTTGATGCCGTAACGGGCGCAACGGCGCAGAGTGAAGCGATTAAAAAAGCCGTTACCAAGGCGATGGTGAAATCGAGCAAAGACGCCATTATTGCCGACGGCGGTAACCCAGACGCGCGTCGTGAAGCGGATGTGGTGGTGATTGGCAGCGGCGGCGCGGGGCTGGCGGCGGCGATTCAGGCCAGCGAAGAAGGCGCGCGCGTTATCGTGATTGAAAAGATGCCGGTCATCGGCGGCAATACCATCAAGGCCTCTGCCGGTATGAACGCGGCGGGAACCGTCTTCCAGCAAAATAAAGGTATCGAAGATAGCCAGGCGCTGTTCTATGACGAAACCCTGAAAAGCGGCAAACAGAAGAACAATCCTGCGTTGGTACAATACTTCGTCGACCATGCGTCTGACGCGATTAACTGGCTGGCACAGCACGATATTGAACTGAGCGACATCACCACGACGGGCGGGATGAGCGTTGACAGAACGCATCGGCCAGCCAACGGCGCAGCGGTGGGCGGCTATCTGGTCAGCGGGCTGATTAAAAACCTCAATAAATACAATATTGAGGTGCTGCTGGAAACGTCAGTGACTGAAATTGTGCAGGAGAAGGGCAAGGTTACCGCCGTCAGAGTCGTCAATGAGGAGCAGGAAGAGAGCCACATTGCGACAAAAGCGGTGATTGTTGCGACGGGCGGTTTTAGTGCCAATCAGGCCATGGTGGAGTCATACCGCCCAGACCTGAAAGGTTTCGTCACCACTAACCATAAAGGAGCGACGGGCGGTGGCATTCGCCTGCTGGAACAGATCGGCGCGGATACGGTGGACATGGGGGAAATTCAGACCCATCCGACGGTTGAACAAACAACCTCTTATCTGATCTCCGAATCTATTCGCGGCGGCGGGGCTATTCTGGTGTCGCAGCGCGGGGAGCGTTTCTTTAACGAAATGGAGACGCGGGATAACGTCTCGTCCGCCATCGTGAACCTGCCGGAGGGCTATGCGTACATCCTGTTTGACGAGCAGGTGAGAGGCCGTAATCGAGCGGTCGAAGAGTATGTCGCGCAAGGGCTGACTGTTAGCGCGGGCAGCGTCGCGGAACTGGCCGACAAGCTGGATATGCCGCCAGCTGCGCTGCACGCCACGCTCGGCCGTTACAATGCCTTTATTGCCGATAAACATGATGAAGACTTTGGCCGTACCACGGGGATGCGCGATCCGCTGAATCAAGCGCCTTACTACGCGATTAAAGTGGCACCGGGCGTACACCACACGATGGGTGGCGTTACGATCAACGAGAAAGCGGAAGTATTGAACCGCTATAAAGAGACGATCTCCGGGGCTTATGCCGCAGGGGAAGTGGTTGGCGGTATTCACGGGGCGAACCGCATTGGCGGCAACGCCGTAGCGGATATCATTATCTTCGGTATTCAGGCGGGGATTCAGGCGGCAGCCTATGCGCGAGCGCCGCGTCGTTCCGACGTTTTTCCGACGAAAGTGCGTAAGCCAAAGTTTGCGAAAACGGCTGAAAACCAGCCGATGCTGGTAGCCGAGTAA